From Girardinichthys multiradiatus isolate DD_20200921_A chromosome 19, DD_fGirMul_XY1, whole genome shotgun sequence:
TCTCGAGTGAATCATGTTGTGGAAATGCCTGTAAtcccacatccatccatccatcctgcttttgttgttttaccCTCTCAAATCTTCTCTGATGGAGATGAAATGTTGCTGCACAAATGCAGCTCAGACAACGAGACTGAAATTCCTTTATGAACATTGTGCAGATGGAGACACTAAGCAGAGGTCCACCTTCccgcaggacaaccaccctaaaaaTACAGCCTGAGCCACAATGAAACAGTGTAGATCAGAGGCCATTAACCGGCGGACTGCAGTCCTGGTCTTAAAACTTGATGGGCGCTTTTATTTTAACTTGCACAGCGTTTGTAGACTTTACGGTAGCGCCGCAGTGTATATGACATGtcatggcatggcatggcatggcatggcagTTAAGCCAACCTCTCAGCAGCAAGTGCAGAGAAGTCGGATGAGAAGGAAGCCAAATGACACGAAAAGACGAGAGAAACAAAAGGAGAAAGTTGAGGAGATACGAACAGCCTCGTCCtataaagtaaagaaaaagacaaatgcGCCTGAGAAAGGGAGGAAGACAGGACAACACTACAGAGAGTTAAACGAGACGAGTGAGACAGAAAAATGGAAAGATAGGGAACAGATGGTGCTTTCTAGAAACAAGACAAGTAGACAGCGAAAATAGGATCTTTAATCCGGAATGGACACTCATCCTTTCCACTGGAGGCACTAAACCAGTGTGTCTCATATGTTCAGAAACTGTAGCACTTATTAAAagtttcaatttgaaatgtcattataagacaaaacacaaacattttgaacATACATACCCAGTCGAACCTGAAATAAGAGCACAAAAATAGGTTGACTGAGAGCCCAGTATGACCAGGCCACCAGGATCCTGAGCCCACACGGTTAGTACCCAGCATCGAGTTCATGAACGTTCACTCAGGGTTGCTTGGATTTTAGGTCAACACAAAAAGGCATTTACCGAGGCAGGGGTTGTCAAAGTATACATGAGTGCAGTAGCTGAAACACTACATAAAAGGAAACGAAAACAAGAGCTGTgtgataaaataaagcaaatactTCCAGCAGCATCATCTGCAACAAAAAGAGGTGAAATATTGACCCTGAATGTGCTTTCCTAGATGACGCCATACGCAAGGCGCCATGTGTAGACGTGAGATTGTTgatgtaaaacaaacagaaaattccAGTTTGTTATTTTAGGGTTTTTcatattctgaatttaacacttaaaatttactttatcatttcatttatattttcttatttgcaaatgttgtCCTAAATGTTATTtagtaaatgaaacaaaaagcaCATATACAGTTATACATATATGTTCAGTTCTGTGATATGCCACAATATAACAACAATAAAtactgtgaaaacattttatgagtTGAAGTGAATTAACTTGCAGATGATGGGACAGCTACAAGCTATTTATGTACCACGTTTAATAGTTATATTTCATAATCTTCTGGATCCAAATTTTCTCTAACTGGGCCTCTTTAAATGTTGGTTAaatacatattaatgtgttagaatggcctagtcaaagtccagacctatatccaattgaGAATCCGAGGCAAGACTTGattactgatgttcacagacgtCGTCCAGcgagtctgactgagcttgaaatGTTTCCTTTCACCTGGTAAACTGTTAGTGATtctttgattgattgatttattccTTCATAGTTTCCTATAAAACTCCTATAAATTCCAGTAATTCTATGGAAGGTTTTAAATTAGTATTATTAACACACTAACACTACAGTATCAGTAGATGAAAACATTAACTGGGGTAAATTTTCTTCAATCTATTAATAATTAGTATATCCTGACAAAATGACCCTCTCCCTCTGACCTCCACAGCCGAATGCCCAGCTTGCTGGAGTACCTGAGCTACAACTGTAACTTCATGGGCATCCTGGCCGGGCCCACTTCCTCCTATAATGACTACATGGCCTTCATCGAAGGGACGTCCTATCAACGGCGGCACCAGGAGAACGCCAACGGCAAGGAGAATGGAAAGGTCAAGAAGACTGAACCTTCACCTAAGGTACGCTTCACCTCCATGGAGATACTTTCAGTGGACCATCAGAACCCATTCCGCTCactttttttcagcagaaataacttgataagtaaaaaaaagaaagaacgaAGAAAAGCTTAACATTGAAGCTTTGAGTAATTGATTGTAATACATACAattcattttgttctgttaaactaaagcaatgaattaaaatatttcaataattggGTAAAAAAAGCTTTGAGTAAATGTAGCTTTTCCAAAGAAGGTTTTAAATGAAACATAGAAACTGCATTAAAGTAGAGCTGCAGTAATCATAACTCATCAGAATTTTGTCtgatttcaaataaaacatttttatgttgacCTGCCAGTTTGGCCAATTCCTCTAATTGGAGCTGGATTCTAAATCTACATTTTCCAAGCTTTTCTTCCTTCAGCGGTCATCAAGTATTCGCTATAGGATCACAGGCTTGTTGATCCATACGTGTGAGAGAGCAGTCGATGTAAAACAGAGCAAAACAAAGTGATTGTGAAGGTGAGGGCCAGTCAAGCTCAGATCTCCATCAGCCGCTGATTTCTTGGTGCATCTAACGTTTGCAGTTTCTAGATGTTAGAAAAACACCTTATTTAGAACGGATTTGGTTCTTTCAAGGGAACCATTGTTAAAATCGACATTCTGATAAAATCAAAAAGCTTGTTTTTGTATGCACTTAATGTAGGTAAATAATTTCATTTGTCTCTAATAACTGAATGTTTGTCTCATGAATACAAGAAGCTCTATGAAACAAAGGTGTTAACTGGCCAATCTAAAACTAGCAATGTTAAACTTGTCCATCTAACTGTGAATGAGAAGCATCACATTTCATCCACCTTATCCAACATAAAATCCAGTAAAGGTCCATAATAAGATAACTTCGTTTTattgcactttttccttccatctcCTCCCAGCATGCCGTTGTGTCCAAGCTGTGCACATGTGCCATCTCTCTGGCCACCTACCTGTCGCTGTACAGGCTGCTCCCGGTGGACTACTCCATAAACGACGACTTTGTCAAATCCACACCCTTCTACCTGCAGGTCATCTACCTTTACTTGGCAATGCTGGCTCTGAGGCCAAAGTACTACTTTGTGTGGACTCTTGGTGAGCAActcttaaacttttctgagaTTGCAGTAATATTACCTGCTATGCGTAACTTTGTATGTTAGGTGGTGTCGTTTTGCACGACTACCTATCTTCATCGCTGTATTTGCAGAGTAagacaaaacccaaaataagATTGCTTTCAAATGGACTATTTAGTCCAACAAGAGTGGTTATGTGGTAAGTTTTTCTGGAGATGAAGTTGGACAGAAACTAAAGTACATTTTCTGTTTGGGtgttattgcttttattttggtaCATTTATACCTTTGAGTGTGATGAACTCACTGACCTTCTTTAGATGTAGAgtatttgtttattagttaatTAATGCTAAGATTGAGTCTATGAAGAACCCTCTTGTTTAAGAGCATTTTCTAATGCAACATTGCCATCTAGTGTTGATTTGAGAACTGCAGCCTGTTTGAATCCATGAGAGGAAGCGTGTGCATCTGTTTTGCCTCACTTTCTTTGTTATTGTTCTCCTGCAGCCGACGCCATCAATAACGCAGCTGGATTTGGCTTCAATGGGTACGACACAGATGGTTCTCCACAGTGGGACCTGATTTCAAATCTCAGAATACTGGATATTGAGGTTCGGCATCCGCATTTATTTACCTTTGTGATGCAACAAGGGTTTTTCTCATCTGATTCCTGACGTTTTGTTCTTCTGGCTTTAATCTCAGTTTGCAACAAGTTTCAAGCTGTTTCTAGACAACTGGAACATTCAAACAGCTCAGTGGCTCAAAAGGTGATGTTGACCTGCATTCATCATCAGCACGAATATCATGTCCATTTTTGCATCTTGATTATGCAACGCACAGATTAAATGCATTTTACGTTTGATTGTATTGTGGGTTTTCTGTAGTCTGCACAGGGTCAAATTATACATATTGACTAAAATATAATAACACACTCCTGCTAATATCTGATTAAATGTCCCCCAAAAACTCATGCTTTTTGTGCCCGTCAGGAAGTTCTGGTATAGTTCTAACTGGATATTTGCTGCTCCATTATTTGGCAGATTTGGTTGAACTCATGTAAACTGGTTGAGTACCTAACCTTTCACTCCATAAATTATCAATAAACTGTAGCTTAATGATGGCCTGGGGGAACATTGTCCTGTTAAGACATCCAGATGTGTTTTAGCAGACCCAAAGCTGTCAGATTCAGTTGAGTTGTTCAGgaacaacccaggaaccacAAAAGCTTAACATGGACTGGAAACCAAAAAGGGTGTGGTCCAAGAAACACGTCCCTACTCTAAAAGTGCTCTCTGTAAAACCCACATGGACAGGTCAGATATCTTCTGGAGAAACGTTTGATGATCAGACGAGACAAACGTTGTAGAAACAGAAATGGACCATCAAAAATCTACTGAATAGGTGCTTTGAAGAGCAAATGAGTAGATCCACACAAAATGAGTAGATCCACACACCTAGTGAAGATGCTGCATCCATACATCACCATGTGTAACGTTTCAGCAGCCTATTTTAGGCTAATGATGTGAACAGTCACCATCCATAAATGTTCATGGATCTTTCGTGTGGATCTTCTTCGTCTCAGACGTATTTGTGGAGAAGTCAATCTTCAAAGTACCGTACGAAATGCCAACCATAgtagtggtagcatcatgctatggagcTGCTGTGCTGCCAGTGGAACAGGTGCATGGCACAGACTGGGTGGAATTAAAGAATGAAGACTATCTCCAATTTACAGTTAAATGGTTGAAACCTTTAAATAATTGGATGTTCCAGCAGGATATTGGTCCCAAACACACTTCCAGACTGGTTTTGGAAGGAATATATCAGGGCAAGTTAAAGATCCTTGAGTGGGCTCAACCTCAACCAGCCAATTTGGATAATTGCTACCATTTCTGATAATAGGAGTAGTGAAATGTCCAGCCAGAATGATGCCAGAagcttatttaaatatttgtgtatGTACCGATTTTTAACCGAGCCCTGTGTGCCATGTTGGTCTTCCTCACAGAGTGTGTTATGAACGCTGTCCTGTCAACCCCACGGCCGCCACCTTCCTGCTGTCAGCCATGTGGCACGGCGTCTACCCCGGCTACTACCTGACCTTCGTCACTGGCATCGGAATGACCATGGCTGCCCGTGCAGTGAGTACATATGGTTTCTTTTTGTACAGTACCGATTGTTTCCAGCAAGAAAGTTGAAAAGTCATTTTCATGTGTACCGGACTCTCAAAAGTCCACATCTGTCATGTTAGGACCGGACCTTAGAGacattttgttgggattttatgacatagatcaacacaaagttgaTGAATaagaaaatgtctttttattttcagatgctGGATTGAACCATGCCTAATTGGCATTCAAAGCTGTTTAATGTTGCTTTGTAACCAAATCTTGCTTTATATTTCTGCACAATTTggcattacattttatttactagtatcagagtaaaggaggctgaatagAAACGCCACACTACACTTTCAGGatgtttaaatgtaaagaagtCGTATTTTTTCTGTGAGGTTTGGACAATTCAAGGCACTTTAAGATAATGGATTTATTATTACAGAAACTCTGCTCTGCTAGAGTAGAAGAGCTCTTTAGTTTCACCACAGCtgctgcaaaaacaacaaaacatgaaacacaaacaaacaaaatcaactAATGGAGAGTAAGCTGGTAATGAAGCGGTGCACCACTTTAACCCCCATTTAGATACGAGTCCATTAGCGTTGatgtctcctgacccagagttCTAGAGACAGCGGTACAGCAGAAACGCAGTTTCACTCTGGGCAGGTGAGCTCCTGCAGACCCATGTTTGACCTGGAGGATGCTGACCCAGTTATTCCATAAAACTAATGATGCCTCCCACACAGACATGCTCTGGCATGTTTTACTGTACAGATCTTAGATGGAAAATGGCTCAAAATGAAGGCCACACCAATGGGAGATGTGGTTGTAATGAGCAGCAGAAAAGTTTGGATTTGTAAAACCAGGTCGTTTAGCTTGTTTTGTTTGCTGTAGTTTATTGTAAAGTGATGTAAATGAAtgcaatttaaagttttaaaatatgttcctcTCCAATAGGTACGGCACAACATCAGACCGTACTTTTTGGTCACCGACTCGCACAAGCGCATCTATGATGTCATCACGTGGGTGTGCACACAGGTTGCCATTAGTTACACAGTGGTGCCATTTGTTTTACTCGCTGTGGGACCCTCGCTGAAATTCTACAGGTACGTGTGTCGTCTAATTGTAAAGGTTTTTCTCTGATCCACCTGTCCGGAAACGTGACCGCTGAGCCCTGCTGGGAAAACGAGGAATTCATGCTTTTAATAGCCTGGGTCTCTGCTGCGGTTGGAATGGTTaacaagacagtttaatggGAGGATATAAAACAGGCCCAGTCGCTGGCGTCACATAAGGAGCAGTCGTTAGCGAGTAGCTGCCAGATAGGTGGTATAAAGCAGGCTAACTTTGGAGCTAAACACTTTGGATAAATCCCATTTCCTACAGTTAACCTTTGCCCTCTTCCTTTGCGCTTCATTCAGGTAGCGGttgtaatgtaatttttttcccatttcttgGTAAAATATCTTTAGTTCTCACTGATTCCCTGCCTGTAAACATATCTGACTTAATGTGCATGGATGTAAAATATTAACAGTTATCAATCCTGCGGCAACATTTATGTTTATGCCCGTTAAAGGAAGAAGAAATCATCAAatcaaatatgaaaaagaaatattgatTAATAGATTCATAAAATCTGTGCTAACAAAGTCCAGACACCAAGGGGCAGACTACTGACTTCACAGTTGTCCTTCAGACAGAAAAGGAATTGGAccgttgctcagtggtccaaagtcctcttttcagatcaaagtaaattctgcatttcatttggaaatgtaggtcccagagtctggaggactCAGAACCCAGGCTGCTtaaggtccagtgtgaagtttctgcAGTCAGTGAAGATTTAGGgagccatgtcagctgctggcgctggtccactgggttttacaTGGTCCAAGGTTAGCGCAGCCATCtagcaggacattttagagctcctcatgcttccttctgctggcaATCTTTatagagatgctgatttcatttcccagcaggacttggtaccaaCCTACACTGACAAAGGTACCAGTACCTGTTTTACTTCCCATGGTGCCACCAGCAAattggcctgacctgaaccccatagagaatctggaCTGTTATCAAGAGGAAGACGAGAGACACCAGTCtggattttggattttcattaactgtaaacCAGAATCatcagaattaaaataaaaacttgaaatattttagtctgTGGAATGAATAAGtatatttttcactttttgaattaaatgtcTGGAATTTATgttgtttcatttaaaacatgcttAAAACATTAGAATAAATGTACTGGTTCTGATCCACCCCATCATTCACCTCAGTTTCTACGGGCTATAAAACCATTTCACTTAGTCGTCTCTAGCTGCTTACTCCACAGAAACAGTTCAGACCCTTTAGAAACTTAGCGTTTAAAGGGTCAAAGGTTAAATGTGATTCAGACTTTTACAGAATCCAatttgaaattatattttactgtgtgaaaaaaataatgtttatctAGAGACCATTCATAACAGGGTGTCACTTGTCCTTGCAGCTCGTGGTACTTTTGCTTGCACCTCCTGTGTCTCCTCGTGGTGCTGGTCCTGCCCGTTAAATCGAGGCGCCGGCAGGCCAGAGAGAAGCAAGATAGCCTGACGAAGGATGCAACGCAGGGCGAGCAGCGCGTTCACAGCAGCACAGACAACAACTGCAACCAGAAAGACAAGACCACATGAGAGCCGGGACGACAGTGCACAGCCTCGTTAGAAGCTACACCAGGACCGGGTCGAGCCCGTTTATCTGGCAAAGACCCAAAAAACACTCCAAGGAATCCtttctgagaaaaacaaaaaacttctaGTTGCAAGACGGAGGACAGCAGTCCAGCTGCTGGCCTGGATTAAAGACAAATGGGAAATAATCTGCCGAGGACTTTAGAGCTGCCTTAAACCCTCTGTGTACTCTACAGGTGAGGATGAACTGGATGGTGGGCTGAGGTGTGGTGGTCATCACAGCAGGTGTGAAGTATGTGGAGGGTTTTTGTCATTGTCTGGAAACGAGCCTCTGTTTGGTGGAATGAGGAAGTTTGTTCATGTGAAAGAAGTAAACTTTATTATCAGCTGCCAATTTGGAACAGGCCTTAGGATCCTTAAATGATGttatttttaagttgttttttatctttcttcacattgtgtgttttgtatttagCTGTTTGTGGCAACACTATTTCAAACGCATTCTGAAACTTAGTTTTCTTTCTGGGACGATTTGGCTCTAAAATGACTGAGAGAATAGATTTCTGATGGGTCCATCTAGAAGTGAatgaatttctgttttattcccTGTATTTTTATGTTCACTGCTTTATTTGACAAACTACAGATGTTTGATTTGCTCACAACAAACTTCCTCTGTGTTCAGATGCCTAGTTTTCCAAATACAGGATGAATTTCCCCACACATTTCAGCTGGTTACCTTCCAAACTATGATGtgttttattgcaatttttatATGATGAACCAGtccaaagtagtgcatagttgtgaagtggaagacaaatgatgcatggtttataaatgaatttttaatataaaagtgTGTATTCTGCCTACCTGAGTCACTAACACACTTTTTTTCTATGGggatgtgtctctaccagctttgcacatctagagatttACATTTTTGCCCACTATAGTTcctctgtgaacatcagttttcaattctttccacagattcttaattggatttaggttcaaactttgactaggccatttttaaacatgaaatgctttgatcttcattggatttatgttttggggtggttgttctgctggaaggtgaacctccaccccagcctcaggtcTTCTGAAACATCTAACAGGTTTGTGCTCCATCTATCctcacatcaactctgaccagcttcctggTTCCTGTTAGAGAAAAGCATCCCCGCATCATGGTGTGGCCACATTTATCACCACGGAGTTGCTGCGTTCAGGGTGATGGTCTGTGTACATTTTCTGTCATGTTCAGTGTGTTTCATTTGGATgtcctctgaccagagcaccttccacATGCTTgatgtgtctcctacatggcttttaAGATGAACTCCTTTGGCTTTTGTTTTACAGTGCTGCCATAAAGGCCAGGTTTTTGGAGTAAACAATCAATGATTCTCAGACCCCTGAGCTGTGGACCCTGAATTTCCAGGTCCTACCTCTTGGCTGTTTATTTGATTAAGGTTCTCCTTGTCTGGTGAATCACTTTAAATGAACAATGTCTTGTTTCCAGTTGTGCCATTCGCTTTCCATCcgtttccttccatttcacggtcatgcactactttgtgttgctttatcGCATAAAACTCCCTTTAAAATACCTTGAAGTTTCTGATTGTAAAATTATGTGGAGGATTTCTCTTAAATACTAttgcaaggctctgtaaatTAAAGTTAGGCAAAGACTGTATTCTTTCCATCAATTTTGATTAAGTGTTTAGCTCTTACCTTAAAAATGTAACTGCAGACTCATTGGATTAACGCATTGACTTGCAGTGTGGTAAATGGATTTATCTCTGAGGaaattagattatttttattaaaatatgatgTAACGTTGTACACCTTCAAAGTCACAAACAAGCTGGTGTTGTAAATGGCCTCATTTTTAGATTGTTGGAGTCGGGGTTGTTTCAGGGTGCATTTTATTGTAGGTCCTACGAGGCACGGCTTCCTGTTGGTGTTTTTGCTCCATGGTTCATCTTAACCCTTTCAGATCCTCctctttagatcaaagcagctgAAGCAGGTGTTCTGATATTGGTTCTGGATCAGGagatggttttggttaataatatAACACAGACTGGATTATAGTTCCTGTCGTTCACCTTTAAAGTTATGGATTATTTAGAAAGATTTAATTTTAATGTGAAgcaacaaaaagcagaaatgaagtctttcagtgtggacctgtttgtgtttttttctaacatttatatattgCTGCCATAACTCTGTGTGTTTACCATTTCTTGTGATATGTCGATTGTGATTTTAAAGGAAACCATATTCTGTAGCCCGGGCCCGGGCGTGGGCGGCCCACTGGAGAGAGGAAAGGGATGTCGTGGCCACAAACGCAGTGACTATAGCGCTGCATGACCACCCATACCAGCAGATCAATGCAAACGGCTCCATATGTCCAAAAgtgccaaattagaaatggcgCATTCTtgttttagtgtgtgtgtgtgtgtgtgtgtgtgtgtgtgtgtgtgtgtgtgtgtgtgtgtgggtgtgtgtgtgtgtgtgtgtgggggcaTGTGCGCCAAAGTAACATAATGGGTATTTTTGTGTCAGATGCAAATTTATTGAAAGATTTGTATAACAGTGCAGTACTGATTATGTggcaaaataaagagaaattatttttaaacactaatctggtttgttgtttaaatgttttgttcagtGAGAAAATGTCAGTTTTGATTTAGATGTACAGAACGTTCTTTTCTGGGCCTGTTCTGGCAGCTGAGGCTCAGTAGGGTGGGTCTGGTTGCCGTGTAACATTAGTCATGTTGTTTAAATAGAATGGGGAAGGTGGGTACTGAACATATGAAGCTTTTTCTCAGtatgtttattttctaaaggGCCTGGTGACATTCATTTtctattctacacaaaaggtCGCTGAATGGGCCCCCTGTCAGAAAATCGGATGTTTTAACCCATTCATTGATGCACTTGCTGGTTTTTGGTCAATATT
This genomic window contains:
- the mboat2a gene encoding lysophospholipid acyltransferase 2; protein product: MATQTTASCTGSTLLQPISEIINLPLDQVNFVACQLFALLMAVWFRIYLHPSKTSPFIRHVVATLLGLYLALFCFGWYSVHFLVQSGLSYGVMIFASLEHMHKYCFIVTLGYLILCQITRVYVFDYGMYSADFTGPMMVITQKITSMAFEIHDGLTKRREGQLTPSQKYLAISRMPSLLEYLSYNCNFMGILAGPTSSYNDYMAFIEGTSYQRRHQENANGKENGKVKKTEPSPKHAVVSKLCTCAISLATYLSLYRLLPVDYSINDDFVKSTPFYLQVIYLYLAMLALRPKYYFVWTLADAINNAAGFGFNGYDTDGSPQWDLISNLRILDIEFATSFKLFLDNWNIQTAQWLKRVCYERCPVNPTAATFLLSAMWHGVYPGYYLTFVTGIGMTMAARAVRHNIRPYFLVTDSHKRIYDVITWVCTQVAISYTVVPFVLLAVGPSLKFYSSWYFCLHLLCLLVVLVLPVKSRRRQAREKQDSLTKDATQGEQRVHSSTDNNCNQKDKTT